ttttaattttcatacaaaatatataaacatcaaCCTtagtttatgtttaaatttcaaTTAAATTAACTTTGTTACGACTATCGGTTTTTTATTATACTTCTATCGAATCGATTAGTCACAACTACTTATGATATTCCAGTTTGACTAATCAATTTCAAAACAAAGTAATATGGTCGCTAACCACTATCAAATGGATATCATTATCTTTCAACATatattcattttcatattttgtgaacataaaacatacgaacccggcgcgtagcgccggaataccactagtataCTTTTAAATTCTTATTACTATACCAAGCAAAACCAAGTTGgctagaaattttatatttttaagaatcaaaaagattaaactaaatggattattattttaatttcaaatttacatgttagtatataaatttaaacaacagtggattattattattttatatattaaaattacatGCTATTCATTTAATTTACTTTATTGTAAAGTTTAGTAcatttagattttttgttaaaatataaaatacacaaatttaaaagaaaatctataaatttagaaatattaattaaaatttacttGTAAGAttcaaaaatcattaaaattgataaaaaaatctaaaagttatTTATAATAACAAATCAATGAACGAATAAAGCAACGAAATTGAATCattatttacaaatcaatgaaagaATGAATAAAGCAGAGGAAATTCAATAATTTTCCTCTTTTCTCGTACCCCTCCACTTCGTCTAGGGTttaccctctctctctctctatccgCCGATCCTATACATACACTTTTTcacatatacacacacacacacaaagtcTCTCGTCGGCTCATCTGCTACTGACTCATTCAACCCCGCAGagcaagaaggagaagaagaattgTAGCCATGTCTCTGAGACCCAACGCCAGGACCGAGGTTCGCCGTAACCGCTACAAAGTGGCGGTGGACGCAGAGGAAGGACGCAGGAGGAGGGAAGACAACATGGTGGAGATCCGTAAGACCAAGCGCGAAGAGAGCTTACTGAAGAAGCGTCGCGAGGGGCTTCAAGCCACGCAGCTGCCTCAAGTCACTTCTGCTGCTTCATCCGTCGAGAAAAAGGTATAATCTATACGGATCTGGATTCGATTTctaggtttttgtttttgtattggGAACTAATTAGATTCGTTtcgattggtttgatttgattaAGTTGGAGAGCTTGCCTTCTATGGTCGGTGGAGTCTGGTCAGATGATAGGAGCTTGCAGCTTGAAGCCACTACTCAGTTCCGTAAATTGCTTTCTATAGGTATAACGTTTGAGTTCTTAAGCTTTGATTCGACGGACTCTGCAATTTTCTTGAATTGAATCCATGGTTTTGATTTGAGTTGCAGAGCGTAGTCCTCCGATAGAAGAGGTGATTGATGCTGGTGTTGTGCCAAGGTTTGTGGAGTTTCTCATGAGGGAGGATTATCCACAGCTTCAGGTTTGTTGGATCCGTTTTGTATTTGACTACATTTATTATCAGATTCTTTAtactttgtgtgtgtgtgtggctTCAGTTTGAAGCTGCTTGGGCACTGACGAACATTGCTTCTGGGACTTCTGAGCATACGAAGGTTGTCATTCAACATGATGCTGTTCCCATTTTTGTTCAGCTCCTGGCTTCCCAGAGTGATGATGTCCGTGAGCAGGTAAAATTATGTTTCCATGGTTTTAATACTCGAGGCAAAGTTTGTTCTTaaagtttattttcttaacCTGTTCTTGTGTCAGGCTGTTTGGGCATTAGGGAACGttgctggtgattctccacagtGCAGAGATCTTGTACTGAGTAAGGGAGCTTTGTTACCATTGCTCTCTCAGTTGAATGAGCATGCTAAACTCTCCATGCTCAGAAATGCTACTTGGACCCTCTCTAATTTCTGCAGGGGCAAGCCACAGCCTCCTTTTGACCAGGTTTGTCTCTCATTTCAGTCTTATTCTCTTCCTTATTTGATCAAGGAAGATTATTTTTAACATCTGTGTTCTCTAACAGGTTCGTCCAGCACTTCCAGCCCTTGAGCGCCTTATTCATTCGACTGATGAGGAAGTGTTAACGGATGCCTGTTGGGCTCTCTCTTATCTTTCTGATGGCACAAATGACAAAATCCAATCTGTCATCGAGGCAGGTGTTGTTCCTCGACTTGTCGAGCTTCTCCAGTAAGTCTTTTCAGTCCTGTAATTTACATTGCTTTTGACATGATTATGTGTTAATGAATATCATTGACTTTTGGCTTGCTGTAGGCATCCGTCACCGTCTGTGCTTATACCCGCTCTTCGTAGTATTGGTAACATCGTCACTGGAGACGATGCGCAGACGCAGGTAGACTTGCTCTTCTGTAGTTTCATTCATATATATCCAGCATGCATGTTCCACTCTTCCTAGAACAGTAATgtgaataatgtgacaccactAGCTTCGCAACCAAATTTTGAACAGTATGATAATGATAAATGACTATTGGCTGTCAGAAGTTACTTGCATAGCTTCATGCTAATCAGATAAATCACATTGAGAATATTAGGTGTACCTCTGGAATGATATCTATCTTTCTTTTAATATTTGGTCGACGCTAGTATCATGCATCTTTTCACATAAGCTACTTTAGCACAAAGCATCTCTGAAATAGTGCACACGATTTCTGGTGTCCTGCCTATAATGCTCTCAAACATTTAGATGTATAATGCTCTCGTCTCGTGACTCAAATATTTAACGATTACTTTGAtagttcttttctttttgctgGTTCTGAGCTGATGAGAATTTCTGTTGCAGTGTGTAATTAGTCATGGTGCACTCCTTTGTCTTCTGAGTCTTCTGACTCAGAATCATAAGAAGAGCATTAAAAAGGAAGCATGCTGGACAATCTCAAACATCACTGCTGGAAACAGGGACCAGATTCAGGTAAACCATTTCcgaaaattgatttttttttttttgttcaggtTATCAATATTATTAGTTTGAGAGGTTTTGGTTGTTTGAAGAAAGAGTTTCTGTATGCTTATGTTGCTCTTTATCTTTTTTGTTTCTGCAATTTAGGCTGTATGTGAAGCTGGTTTGATCGGTCCTCTCATCAATCTGCTTCAAAATGCTGAGTTCGATATAAAGAAAGAAGCTGCATGGGCAGTCTCAAATGCCACTTCGGGCGGTTCTGCTGACCAGATCAAGTAAGCTTATTTGATACCATCCCCATCTTTGTTTGATCTCGCGTCCTTTAAAAATCTTCGCTAGCTCTCTTTCAAACGATCACTTAAATATTCTCTTTGTTGCGTGCGTTTAGGTACATGGTGGATCAGGGAGTCGTGAAACCACTGTGCGATCTTTTGGTATGCCCGGATCCAAGGATTATCACCGTGTGTCTAGAAGGACTAGAGAACATTCTGAAAGTCGGGGAAGCTGAGAAGGTGACGGGAAACACAGGGGATGCAAACTATTATGCACAGCTAATCGATGATGCTGAGGGACTAGAGAAGATTGAGAATCTGCAGAGTCATGACAACAGCGAGATATATGAGAAGGCAGTGAAGATTCTTGAAACATACTGGTTGGAGGAGGAAGACGAGACTTTACCACCTGGTGATGAATCTGCTCAGGGATTCCAGTTTGGGGGTAGCGATGCAGCCGCACCTCCAGGTGGATTCAACTTCAAGTGAAGGTATAATAATACTCAATTAACTGTAGGATTAAACAAATCCTGTCCAGATGTCTGAGCATCTCAAAGCATAGAGTAGGTGGGAGTAGAGTGAATCATGTGTGTAATTCTTTGAGTCTGGTTTTGTTTAAACAGGAGCAAAGCATGATGATTGAAGAGTCAAAGGAGGTCAAGAGTCTTGGGGGCACTGGTTTTAAATGGGTCTGATTTGAGTCTGGTCTTGTGTTTAAAAGTCAGATGGGGGTGCCTTGGTCGGTCCTGATATTGTCTGGTCAGATGGTGGGATTGAGTCATAAAATAAGCTTTGTTGGGGGAGTTGGGTAGGAGTCAATGAGAGGGGGAATATTTTATGAACTCTAAATGGGAAAATTTGGGTGGTCTAGTTATGTTGTTTGGTGAGTCTCTGGGGGCTTTGTTATATTAGTTACTACACAACACTCATTGCAAAgtcaaaaaacataaaaaagttGGTCAAACATTTTCTGGTCTTATTGGTGGTGGCAAAGAAAGCCCACTTGGTGCGTctctttattttgttaatatttttttatctatttgttTTCCTGTGCGGTCCAAGTCATGTTGGGCTATTGTTGTCTACATATGCACGcttttctatatattatatattactaatgTCTTTTCTTTTCAAAGTATTATGTCCCATAAATCGATGTTATTAATGCTTATCGTCAACTTCGAttaagggcctgactggttcaaccgcagcggttgcgtttacggttgcgggagtttgcggatgcgggtggttgcggtttctagcggttttaagagatttgtatgactggttctgcggttagaaattggtgcgtttgcgggatatttatgactggttaactaccaaatgcagtagcagttaaataataaattaacaatatttacattttatacaattataaaaatatcaaaaataataatattataataaatataaaatttatatttagaaagttatagtttaatttttttttaaatatagaaaatattgttattttaaagttttataatattaattaaaatttaattgatatattttagcatttttataatttcaatttaattttttttattgaatttttttattatatttatattgttttggaaaaaaaataatttttttatcctcccgcaaacacccgcaaccgcaaacgctagctggaaccagcttttgaatttatgaggttcaaagcgatttggagctatttggagcggtttagagcggtttgagcgattgttgcaaaacgttagcaaccgctaccaaccgcaaaagctgcgtttgcgggtggtagcgggaaaaccagtcataccctaagTAGGGGTTATATATAttccaatatttttgttttttttttttttttccactgaAGGATGCATATTATATATACGTGAAACCttacatatcatattttacatacGTTTCGTAGCCAACAAACCCCAAAAAATTAGAAGCCATCTATGCACTTATCGATGCACAGCTTCATTATCAAACAGCTGAGACAGCCATCTCGGTTGACCGCACGCAACATAAGATTGAAATCGATCCCTTGTCACCGCACTTTGCGCAATCAAGCGGGCTCCTCTGTTTGCTTCAAAAGTTTCACAATAAAAGTGCCAATCCCAAAAATTTCCAAGGAGCCGTCTGATTTCATTCACTTTGAATCTGAAAGAGGGCCAAGCTTTTGGTCTATTGATAGCATTCACCAATACTCTTCCTTCAGAGGCAAAGTGAACTTTGAAGCACCCATGACTCATCATGCTTTCCAACGCCCACACTATACTCCAAAAATAAGCCTCGTCTTTTGACCCGACTGATCCAAAAGACCGCCGACTATGAAGTAACACCACTCCATTTGAATCTCTTAGAACCCACGCTGCCCCCATGATCCTTCTCTTCTGTGACCATTTCATACCAATGTTACACTTGACAACATTTACTGGTGGCCTCTGCCACCCTTCATTCCTCAAATTCACCTCATCACTTTCTCTGTCTTCACCCATCTCATTTAGTTCCTGCGCCATAAACCATAACTTCGCTTCCTCCTTTGCTTTAACACAAACTTGAACCCCTTCATGTAAGAATCCTTCAAACAACAAGGAGTTTCTAttcttccatatataccataccAGCCAGGGAAAGAAGCTCGTTATCTCTTGATCCCAATTCTTATTTTTCCACACCGAAAGCAAGTAACTCACGTTTGAGTAGATTGAATAATCATCAAAACCTCCTTGTGGAAAAGGAAAGCCTGATGTGGCCCACGTTTTTCTTGCCAAAGGACATGAAAAGAGAACATGGTTGATAGACTCTCCATCTAATCCACATGTTTGACATCTATCATCACACTTCATCCCCCTATTGACAAGACCATCATTTACCGCAATTGCTCCCGACAGAGCCTTCCACAGAAACACCTTGATTTTTGATGGAGCTTTTAGACTCCATATCTGCTCCTTGAGAGGATTTAAAGAGGGTAGTGAATTCTGATCCATAAGGAAGTGACGATTATGCAGTGAGTATGCTAGATCATATCCTGTTTTGACCGAGTATACTCCATTCCTCGTGTGTCGCCATATCCAGGAATCTTCTTCATCCACTGATGGTTGGTTCTGCAGAAGAAGTTCTCTATCACTTTGAACAAAGATATCAGACATTACTCTGTTACTCCATCTTCGGGTCTGAGTATCAATGACATCTGAGACCTTTAAATTAGCATCAAAAAATCTTTGTCTTCTATATGGCGTTCTGCATATCCCCTCCTTGTCTTCCATCCAAGGCTCCGACCACACGTTGATGCTTCTTCCGTTGCCAACAGAATGCTTCAAGCCTTTTACCAAAAGCTCCTTTCCATGCAAGATACTTCTCCAGGCATATGATGGTCTTGCACCTAAGGAAGCTTTGATAAAATGTTGATCATCATAATATTTTCCTTTAAGTACTTTTGCCATTAAGCAATCTTCATATTGAATCAATCTCCACGCTTGCTTTGCAAGCAAAGCTTGGTTTAAGCATTCCAGGTCTTTAAATCCCATGCCACCACTTTCCTTAGGTAGACACATCTTATTCCAGCTAATCCAGTGTATCTTCCTTTTATGTTCAACCGAGCTCCACCAAAAGCTAGCCATTGCGCTGGCAAGATTGTCACAGACCGTTTTTGGCAGTCTATAACAGGACATAGCATATACCGGCAGCGCATAAGCCACCGATTTAATCATGACCTCTTTCCCTCCTTGAGATAAAGCTCTGGCGTGCCAACTCGATATTTTCTTACTCAGCCTTTCCTTAAGATATGAAAAAACCTGAATTTTTGATCCTTTTAAGCTCTCAGGTAGCCCAAGGTATTTCGCATTTCCTCCTTCAGCATCAATACCCATTCTTCGCTTCACTTTGATTTTCTCCTCCTCCTTGATCTTCTTCCCAAAAGTTATGGAGGATTTCCCCGAATTTATCACTTGCCCAGTTACATCTCCATATCTCTTCAGTATTCTCATTAAAGCCCCACTCTGATCTTCATTCGCCTTGCAAACAAATAAGCAATCGTCTGCAAACATCAGATGATTCACCGTTGGACCACTCCTGCCATATTTTATCCCTGTAATACTTCCTTCCTCTTTAGCTTTGTGTAATAGATGAGTTAGGCCTTCAGCgcaaagaacaaacaaaaaaggagACAGAGGGTCTCCCTGTCTAAGTCCTCTCTGAGGCGTGATTAAACCATGAGGCTGATCATTTATCAGGACAGAAAATGTGACTGAGGAAACACACATCAGAATCCAGTTAATCCACTTAGCATCAAATCCCATAGCTTCGAGAAGTGCTCTCAGATAGCTCCATTCCACTCGGTCATAGGCCTTGGACATATCTGTCTTGACCATCATATCTTCTGATGCAAACGGATCTTGAGAGCCTAGAGAATGAATCACCTCATGTGCTACGATAATGTTATCTGATATGATCCTCTCTGATACAAAAGCTGATTGTGTTGGAGAAATCAGCTCCGGCATCCATGGCTTCAATCTCTTTACCAAAATCTTGGAAAGGATTTTATAAGTCACTGAGCAAAGGCTGATTGGCCTGAGATCTGCAATGTTCTTTGGATTAGGGAACTTCGGTATTAAGCAAAGGTGTGTGTAGTTCCATTCCTTTGGGAGAACTCCAGAATCGAAAAACAATCGCACTTCCTTAACAACCTGCTCCTTAATCACGTCCCAAAATTTTTGAAAGAATAATGCAGACATACCATCAGGTCCCGGTGCTTTTGAAGGATCAATTGCGAACACAGCCTCTTTGACCTCAAAATCTGATACAGGCTTCGTAAGCTCATGATTCATATTTGCTGTTACTCTGGTTCTCATGCCTTGAAACCATGTTCCAAAAGAGGTTGGATTAGAAGACTTGAATaaatttgagaaatattgtaccgCCACTTCACCCTTTGCAGCCTCTGAAAATACTTCTACACCTTCCTCATTGATCAGTTTGTCTATAGTGTTTCTAGCCCGTGCCATTTTCACCGAATTGTGAAAGAATCTTGTATTTCTGTCACCACCACTTAACCACTTGTCTTTGCTCTTTTGCCTCCAAAATATTTCCTCATCTCTGTAGGCTCTCACAAGCTCCTTTTTCAAAACATTAATATGCTCAACTGACGGCTGGTTTGAAGATTGTTCTCTTTCTAAAGCAACCTCAGCTTGTTGGATTCGGTCCTTTGAATTCAAGTTGACCTGCTTCTTTAACCCACTTAACGCCTTTCTGCAAGCTCTCAGTCTTGAAGAAACAGTTTCCACACGATTATTGCCTCCAAAATCCCAAGCATTGATCACATTATCCTTAATGCCTTCTATTTCTAACAATCTTCTATCAAACTTGAACGTGCCTCTGTAGGATTCTTGAGCTTCAATAAGGTTAATTAGCACTGGCCGATGATCAGACCCTCTTTTATCCAAGAAAGATTGGTTAGCACAAGGGAACTGCCTAAACCATTCCTTATTTCCAAAGCATCTGTCCAATCTTGACTGAATCCAACAGTTGTTCCTTTTACCTCCCCAAGTAAAGCCATTCCCATGGCTAGGTAACTCTTCCAATTGCCCTGCTTCCATCATCTGATTAAACGGTAAAAAAGAATCATCCGACCTCCACACTCCACCTATCTTTTCACCATTGTGTAGAATGTCGTTAAAATCCCCAAACACACACCAACTATCTCTCCTATCTACACCAATCCTACTTAGCCTTTCCCACAAAGACATTCTACCTTTTAAGGTCGATGGCCCATATACACAGGACGCGAAAAAGGAGACATCACCATACTGTATTATACAGTCTattagatttttgtttacaatCAAAAACTGTATATTTACAGACTTCTTATAAAACACAGCAAGACCCCCCGCCTTTCCTACAGGTTCTACAGTAACTACCCGGTCATAGCCTAACCATACTTGCAAGTCAACCAAAATATTTCTACAGTTCATTGTTTCCATCAAAAAAAGGACCTCAGGGAAATGTTTTTTACGCATCTCCCTTAGTCTGGGAATTGTCAGGTCCTGAGGCCTCCCCACTCCCTGACAATTCCAGCTAATGAGGCTCATTTGGATTGCGGCGATCCCTCATGCGGGATCACCCTTGATTCATCGCGTCGAGCGACTTTTTGTCCTGCTATTTCTTCCTCCACTTGTCTTCTTTTAGATCCGACCTTCTCATTGTCTACTGCACTCCCATATAGTTCCTGAAGGATGCTTGTAGATGATAATTTCTTGTCTTGTCTCATCCTCATATACGGTCTTCTTCTAGGTGTCACCTTTTTGGAAGAAGCCCCGGATGGTTGAATTACAGAAGGATTCAAACCATATCCCGTTGAGCTCCCCTCAAAGGTAAGAGAGACATCATCCCTTTCCTCAATCTTCCGCACGTTTGATGGACCAGGATTATACATCGATGCGCTAGGTCCCAATCCTTTCGTCTCCAAGATTCCTTCGCTTTCTAACCATTTGGACCTGTGGACCTGCCTTTCCTCCAAACTATGCGCTTTAATAGCTGATGCCATAAGCTTCTCTCCCGTACTACTATCTCCTCTATGCTCCACCTCTTCATTCAGATCAAAATCATAAACCAATCCTTTTCCTAGATCAAGATCTTTAGTGAAGATTGGTTTGGATTCCAATCTGAGAATAGTTTTCTGAGCCACAGGATCCTTTTCAGCTTCTGCAACAGAAATTTTAACTCTATCAGCTCTTATCGCTTTATCAGCTTCTGTGGCCGCCATCATATAACGCCTCATTTCCTCCAGAACCTCCGGAGATATCTTCCTCCGACCCGTCTCCTTGCATAAACCAACTTGCTCTTCATTTAGGATCCCAAAAAGAGGATCATCTTCATCTATTACTTTCTTAGGAGCTGCTTTGTCCATGATAATCCTCTGTCTTCTTTCCAAGGTCATCTCCTTTCTTTTTCGAATCAGCAGAGGACATACATCCTTAGAGTGATTTAATCTTTGACACTCATAGCATCTCTTCTGAATTCGctcatagttaaaatatacCACCGTAGATCCTCCTTCAGGCAGGTTGACCACCTTTGACTTTCTTAATGGTCTTGTTACGTTGAAGCGCACCAAAACTCTTACATACTCTCGGCTCTGAGACTTTTCCGGGTCAAACGCAACCACTTTAACTTCACCTATCAATTCCCCCAGCGCCGTAATCGCCTCCTCTGTGTAATAGTTCACCGGCATATTACGAATCTGAACCCATACTGGAATGAATTGCAGATAATCCGGAGGAGGAACTTCAAAGTGGAAAGTCTGGGATTATAggcattattaaaaaaatcctaCTTTTAAGTGTTATATTTgtattgaaatatttaaaaactgatCGAGTATGGCGTCCaatgtttgttttatttaaaattgtatCTAGTTGTAAGAACTCTTTCATTTCGTGTGAAATTTTTTACACAGAATGAGTAAAATACAGGTGATGAGAATGCATGTATCTCTAAGCCCAACTTGGCAATTTGCATACAGATTGAGCAactgtaaattttgtaataaatttgagcgccacatttgaaaataatttaaatttgatttaattttgtaaaaattaataataaatgttgtaaaaattgaattttcccTCTTCTTTTctagtttgttttaatttttggcGGGTGGGCTAAGTGGTAATAAAATCCCGCGCGCGAGGGCGATGAAGTAATTATAAGAAGGAAATCTAGGGTTTATTTAGTCCCCGCCTCCTCCGCTGTTATAAAAACCATCTCCGTTTGGTTAATTCGTTATTCCTCTGCGGCatctttctctctcctccttaTCATCATCACACTCTCTCTTCTTCGCAAGCCAGAGATTTCTCATTTCTCTGACGATTTCTTTCGTTTCTGTGATTCGTCACTTGGAGCCAAAGAGCTTCCTTTCTATCTCAATCCTCAATGTGAGTTTTCTTTGATCGCTTGATCCTTTCTTACAGGTCGATCGCGTTAGTTTGTTGTACTGAAGTTGTCTTGTTTGTTTTTGATCTGTAGATGTCAATGACGGAAGAAACAAAGACGACGACGAAGCTCGAAACGGCGGGAGATTCCTCCGATGTTGAAAGTGGAAACTGTAGCAGTAGCGGAAGTGGAGGCGACACAAAGAAGACATGCGTTGATTGCGGGACAAACAAGACTCCACTTTGGCGTGGTGGCCCTGCTGGTCCTAAAGTAAGATCAACCTTTTGATCTTTCCTGTAGATCTAGTCATAGGTAGTACACTCAACAATGTTGGTTGATCTTGTGTTATTAGCTCTGTTTCAAGTGGGTTTAAGTATAGGCTTTGCTGTATAAGTGTGATCGGATCATCTAGGTAGGTTCTGTTTGCAATTTGTTTGTTCTTTGGTCTGCTCATAGAAGAAGTATAAATGTTGATTAGCTTGGTGATATCACTTTGTGTTCTCTGGTCTGATcaagttttgttctttttatgcAGTCATTGTGCAATGCGTGTGGGATCAAGAGCAGGAAGAAGAGGCAAGCAGCTCTTGGAATCAGACAAGATGATAATAAAAAGATCAAGAACAAAACCAACAACAGTCTTCCTCTCGACCACCAGACGATCAAGAATAGAAAAGGCGAGTCAGGAAATTTCAAGAATAAGATCAAGACAACAGAGAGTGAGAATTTCATCAGTAGAGTTAACAAGAAGAGTTTGGAAAGGGCAagtcgatttttggatttaggTTTTAAAGTACCGGCGATGAAGAGATCGGTGGTGGAGAAGAAGAGGCTGTGGAGGAAACTCGGTGAAGAGGAACGAGCTGCAGTACTTCTCATGACTCTTTCTTGTGGTTGAGTTTTGTTTCtcgactctttttttttttgtctgaatgGTGTTTGAGAGAGATTAGAGGGAAAATTAGAGAAATTTAacataatataatatgtaattCTGTcggaattgtttttttttgtagcccAAGCTAATGTTCTgctattttactaattaattagttatttcTTCAGTCTAATATAGTCAGCTTTTTTGCATTTAACCAGATTATAAAACATGCTACTTGTGGTATTTTTAGCCGCTTACTAAGTATTTTATTCATGGTCTCGGGTTTTTTCGTTTGTCAATGATTTAGAAAGtgaatttgaaatttgaatcactttgtttttcaaaattcccCAAAACAATACCAGCTGTTCCCTCTTATCTCTCGTACAACTCGATGTGACCCCATGTGGACGCGCTCTTGGAGCGCGTGATATCAGAACGGGACAGCTATGAAACAGCTCACGACTTTTGGGCTTATGTTGGGGggtgaaatgaaaaaaaagagaaggtgATGGAGACAGCCCAATCCACGCACCCCTCTCTCTTCTCATTTTCatgagattttttttctgattttcatacccactttttttgttttcacaaTACAATACAAGGTTAATAACATTTAAATAATAGCTTAGTCTGCATATAGACAGGCCCAGCCCATAAGAAACAATCATGAAAAGCTATGAATTATGAATTATGAATTATGAATTAAGAGCTGATTTTGGAGTGTTTCTTGCACTGTTCACAGGTCTCACTGACACGTGTCGACctttgattatttttcttttagacaaaaaacaatatatatatttctaagaAACCTCTTagcgataatgatgctctacAACCTATAACACTATTATAGTGTCAAAAtcacactatttaagtataatttcagcactaaaaaaagtttttttccaaccataacaccaaaattttacactaaaatatattttataatattatatgtatttatagttttatttgtCATTTATATAATTGTCcattttcttaataaattaCTTGAATAATGTTTTAGTGGAGGAAATAGTATTTTAGTATGGTGAATAATGTCACACCAAATTTTTGGTGTGAAATTATAGTGATACATTAAAATAGTGTGAATTTTAGTATTGGGTTGTAGAAGGTTTTAGTGTCAAAATCACAATAAAATAATGTTGGGTTGGAGATGACTAAGGTGTATTAATTAGTTTGAGGTgttttgcattttaaaaaaccttataaatttataatcagGTTTATTAAATTGTTATTTGATAAACCACGTACtttgtaataaaaaattgaagttgtgaattttaaaattctttattCATTATAGAGTGTTTTTGTTGAGTCTCTtagttgaaaataaaaatctcaaataCTTATCTTTTTGATTCCGATCAATGATCGGACTGTAGTATATAGTGTTATTTCGGTTTGTCTTCAGTTTCCGATCGGGTTAGATCCTCATCTAACCGTTTTGATTAGATTCCGTTGCTTTTGTTTCTGATTGAACCGATAATCTCTTCTTctcgtttcaatttttttgtgttaATTTTCTTCTCGTTTCATTCGGATTAATAAACTTTGGATTGCTAAATGTGTA
The Brassica napus cultivar Da-Ae chromosome A1, Da-Ae, whole genome shotgun sequence DNA segment above includes these coding regions:
- the LOC106446675 gene encoding importin subunit alpha-2, with the protein product MSLRPNARTEVRRNRYKVAVDAEEGRRRREDNMVEIRKTKREESLLKKRREGLQATQLPQVTSAASSVEKKLESLPSMVGGVWSDDRSLQLEATTQFRKLLSIERSPPIEEVIDAGVVPRFVEFLMREDYPQLQFEAAWALTNIASGTSEHTKVVIQHDAVPIFVQLLASQSDDVREQAVWALGNVAGDSPQCRDLVLSKGALLPLLSQLNEHAKLSMLRNATWTLSNFCRGKPQPPFDQVRPALPALERLIHSTDEEVLTDACWALSYLSDGTNDKIQSVIEAGVVPRLVELLQHPSPSVLIPALRSIGNIVTGDDAQTQCVISHGALLCLLSLLTQNHKKSIKKEACWTISNITAGNRDQIQAVCEAGLIGPLINLLQNAEFDIKKEAAWAVSNATSGGSADQIKYMVDQGVVKPLCDLLVCPDPRIITVCLEGLENILKVGEAEKVTGNTGDANYYAQLIDDAEGLEKIENLQSHDNSEIYEKAVKILETYWLEEEDETLPPGDESAQGFQFGGSDAAAPPGGFNFK
- the LOC106446696 gene encoding GATA transcription factor 17 — its product is MSMTEETKTTTKLETAGDSSDVESGNCSSSGSGGDTKKTCVDCGTNKTPLWRGGPAGPKSLCNACGIKSRKKRQAALGIRQDDNKKIKNKTNNSLPLDHQTIKNRKGESGNFKNKIKTTESENFISRVNKKSLERASRFLDLGFKVPAMKRSVVEKKRLWRKLGEEERAAVLLMTLSCG
- the LOC125596620 gene encoding uncharacterized protein LOC125596620; translation: MPVNYYTEEAITALGELIGEVKVVAFDPEKSQSREYVRVLVRFNVTRPLRKSKVVNLPEGGSTVVYFNYERIQKRCYECQRLNHSKDVCPLLIRKRKEMTLERRQRIIMDKAAPKKVIDEDDPLFGILNEEQVGLCKETGRRKISPEVLEEMRRYMMAATEADKAIRADRVKISVAEAEKDPVAQKTILRLESKPIFTKDLDLGKGLVYDFDLNEEVEHRGDSSTGEKLMASAIKAHSLEERQVHRSKWLESEGILETKGLGPSASMYNPGPSNVRKIEERDDVSLTFEGSSTGYGLNPSVIQPSGASSKKVTPRRRPYMRMRQDKKLSSTSILQELYGSAVDNEKVGSKRRQVEEEIAGQKVARRDESRVIPHEGSPQSK